The following are encoded together in the Robertmurraya sp. FSL R5-0851 genome:
- the lexA gene encoding transcriptional repressor LexA yields the protein MTKLSKRQVDILEYIKEEVKQKGYPPSVREIGEAVGLASSSTVHGHLARLESKGYIRRDPTKPRAIEILDLDEVVSNIPKYNIVNVPVVGKVTAGIPITAIENVEEYFPLPERLAPADEQVFMLEVMGDSMIEAGILDGDYVIVKQQQTANNGDIVVAMTEEDEATVKRFFKEKDYVRLQPENSSLTPIILRNVSILGKVIGVYRHIH from the coding sequence ATGACAAAACTATCAAAACGTCAGGTCGATATACTAGAATATATAAAAGAAGAAGTTAAGCAAAAGGGCTATCCGCCTTCCGTTCGTGAAATTGGGGAAGCGGTTGGTTTAGCTTCAAGCTCAACCGTACACGGCCATTTAGCTAGACTTGAAAGCAAAGGGTATATTCGAAGAGATCCAACAAAGCCAAGAGCTATTGAGATTCTGGATCTTGATGAGGTGGTAAGCAATATACCAAAATATAATATCGTTAACGTTCCTGTAGTCGGAAAAGTAACAGCTGGTATACCTATAACTGCTATTGAAAATGTTGAAGAGTATTTTCCTCTCCCGGAACGCCTTGCCCCCGCGGATGAACAAGTATTTATGCTTGAGGTTATGGGAGACAGTATGATTGAAGCTGGAATCCTTGATGGAGATTACGTGATCGTGAAGCAGCAGCAAACAGCGAATAACGGAGACATCGTTGTTGCCATGACCGAGGAAGATGAGGCGACAGTTAAGAGATTCTTCAAAGAAAAAGATTATGTTCGTTTACAGCCGGAGAACTCTTCTCTAACACCAATTATCCTACGAAATGTGTCTATCCTAGGAAAAGTTATCGGAGTATATCGTCATATTCATTAA
- the yneA gene encoding cell division suppressor protein YneA translates to MKTLWNKYSYAIILVILSILASIILVISSGESVEEKYMSVTINEGETLWDLCQNYADKHALSETEFVSWVEEINDINGNVLLVGDEIYIPVELNDSAVRELASN, encoded by the coding sequence ATGAAAACTTTATGGAACAAATATTCATATGCTATTATTCTAGTTATCTTATCTATCCTAGCGTCGATTATTTTAGTAATTTCTAGTGGTGAATCAGTTGAGGAAAAATATATGTCTGTAACGATTAATGAAGGAGAAACTCTTTGGGACCTTTGTCAAAACTACGCTGATAAGCATGCTTTGTCTGAAACAGAGTTTGTATCCTGGGTAGAAGAAATTAATGATATTAATGGGAACGTATTGTTAGTAGGTGATGAAATCTATATACCTGTAGAATTAAACGATTCCGCTGTTAGAGAGCTTGCTTCGAATTAG